Proteins co-encoded in one Actinomadura luteofluorescens genomic window:
- a CDS encoding High-affinity nickel-transporter codes for MIVLALAAGVLAAHPLGNFTVNHYDGLVAAPHELRIDHVEDRAEIPAAQAMPGLDADHDGRPSDGELAAWAGGACARAASSLRVAVDGRPVTATVASATASAPRGQAGLPTLRLECRITAPAGPGTVSFRAGGDGRIGWREITARGDRMTLAASGVPGSSRSRRLTAYPADLLASPPDQRSATLDVRAGGPPLAAPARGAGPGTLLPRGADGLTRRFTSLVARHDLTPGFAALAFLVALLLGALHALAPGHGKTIMAAHAIGDGRRRTRDVLALGLTVTLTHTAGVLALGLLVTTGALLAPEALFPWLGAAGGVLVTAAGALLLWRALRNRHHTHTHGHGHGHGPARSRRGGVVLMGLAGGMVPSPSAVVVLVGGAAIGRAWFGVVLVLAYGLGLAAALTAVGLLVAGSARALARRIPAIRPRLPSAMMPIGTSATVVVLGLGLTLRSLVL; via the coding sequence GTGATCGTTCTCGCGCTCGCCGCCGGGGTGCTCGCCGCGCATCCCCTGGGCAACTTCACCGTCAACCACTACGACGGGCTGGTCGCGGCGCCGCACGAACTGCGGATCGACCATGTCGAGGACCGCGCCGAAATCCCCGCGGCGCAGGCGATGCCGGGGCTCGACGCCGACCACGACGGGCGCCCGTCGGACGGCGAGCTGGCGGCGTGGGCGGGCGGCGCCTGCGCGCGGGCCGCCTCGTCCCTGCGCGTCGCGGTGGACGGGCGTCCCGTCACCGCGACGGTCGCGTCCGCCACCGCGTCGGCACCGCGCGGGCAGGCGGGGCTGCCGACGCTGCGGCTCGAATGCCGGATCACCGCGCCCGCCGGACCGGGGACGGTCTCCTTCCGGGCCGGCGGCGACGGCCGGATCGGCTGGCGGGAGATCACCGCGCGCGGCGACCGGATGACGCTCGCCGCGTCCGGCGTGCCCGGGTCGTCGCGCAGCCGCCGCCTCACCGCCTACCCGGCGGACCTGCTCGCCTCCCCGCCCGACCAGCGGTCGGCGACCCTCGACGTGCGGGCGGGCGGGCCGCCGCTCGCGGCCCCCGCGCGAGGCGCCGGGCCCGGAACGCTGCTGCCGCGCGGCGCCGACGGGCTGACCCGGCGGTTCACGTCGCTGGTCGCGAGGCACGACCTCACGCCCGGCTTCGCGGCCCTGGCGTTCCTGGTCGCGCTGCTGCTCGGCGCGCTGCACGCGCTCGCGCCCGGCCACGGCAAGACGATCATGGCGGCGCACGCGATCGGGGACGGGCGGCGCAGGACGCGGGACGTCCTCGCGCTCGGCCTCACCGTCACGCTCACCCACACGGCCGGCGTCCTGGCCCTCGGCCTGCTCGTGACGACCGGGGCCCTGCTGGCGCCCGAGGCGCTGTTCCCTTGGCTCGGCGCGGCGGGCGGTGTCCTCGTGACGGCGGCGGGTGCGCTGCTGCTGTGGCGCGCCCTGCGCAACCGGCACCACACCCACACCCACGGCCACGGGCATGGGCACGGGCCCGCGAGGTCACGGCGCGGCGGGGTCGTGCTGATGGGGCTGGCGGGCGGCATGGTGCCGAGCCCGTCGGCGGTCGTGGTGCTGGTCGGCGGCGCGGCGATCGGACGGGCCTGGTTCGGGGTCGTCCTCGTCCTGGCCTACGGGCTCGGCCTCGCCGCCGCGCTCACCGCGGTCGGCCTCCTCGTCGCCGGTTCCGCACGCGCCCTGGCGCGGCGCATTCCGGCCATACGGCCCCGGCTTCCCAGCGCGATGATGCCGATAGGGACGTCCGCGACGGTCGTCGTCCTCGGGCTGGGACTCACGTTGCGGAGCCTGGTCCTGTGA
- a CDS encoding tetratricopeptide repeat protein has product MRPLLTGASVAGLVAALTLGSAVAFGRPSGERAAAAPAGAPAPGIPGLQKRLREQPRDAAGWASLGIAYVEQARVTADPAYYPKAEEVLHRSLREAPGNDGALAGLGALAAARHDFHGALRYADRALKANPYAQRAAAVRVDALVELGRYGDALAAARRADAVRPGVPVFTRLAYVRELRGEVAEARRVLGLARASATDRGDLAYIAVQLGELAWNDGDLGRAGREYAEALRLSPGHLPALDGEARVRAARGDTAGALAVRAGIVKRLPLPQYVTEYGELLESAGRRDEAERQYAVATAWARIARAGGVDADLETALSESDHGDTGDALRAARAEYRRRCPGARVRQCSVHAADALAWALHVNGRDGEALRYARQATATGYRRASFRFHLGLIEMALGERAAARRDLAGSLRRNPAFSPLWAPRAKAALDELGGAS; this is encoded by the coding sequence ATGCGTCCCCTCCTCACCGGGGCCTCGGTGGCGGGGCTCGTCGCCGCGCTCACCCTCGGATCGGCGGTCGCGTTCGGCCGCCCGTCCGGGGAGCGCGCCGCGGCGGCCCCGGCCGGGGCCCCTGCCCCGGGCATCCCCGGCCTGCAGAAGAGGCTGCGCGAGCAGCCCCGTGACGCCGCCGGCTGGGCGTCCCTAGGAATCGCGTACGTGGAGCAGGCCCGTGTGACCGCGGATCCGGCGTACTACCCGAAGGCGGAAGAGGTGCTCCACCGCTCCCTCCGTGAGGCGCCCGGGAACGACGGCGCGCTGGCCGGGCTCGGCGCGCTCGCTGCGGCGCGCCACGACTTCCACGGGGCGCTGCGGTACGCGGACCGGGCGCTCAAGGCGAACCCCTACGCGCAGCGGGCCGCCGCCGTCCGGGTGGACGCGCTGGTGGAGCTCGGCCGCTACGGCGACGCGCTGGCCGCCGCGCGGCGGGCGGACGCCGTCCGTCCGGGGGTTCCGGTCTTCACCCGGCTCGCGTACGTGCGGGAGCTGCGCGGAGAGGTCGCGGAGGCGCGCCGGGTGCTGGGGCTCGCGCGGGCCTCCGCCACCGACCGCGGCGACCTGGCCTACATCGCGGTGCAGCTCGGCGAGCTGGCCTGGAACGACGGCGACCTCGGCCGGGCGGGGCGCGAGTACGCCGAGGCGCTGCGCCTGTCCCCCGGCCACCTGCCAGCCCTGGACGGCGAGGCCCGCGTCAGGGCCGCGCGCGGCGACACGGCCGGGGCGCTCGCCGTGCGGGCCGGGATCGTCAAGCGGCTCCCCCTCCCCCAGTACGTCACCGAGTACGGGGAGCTGCTGGAGTCGGCCGGACGCCGGGACGAGGCGGAACGGCAGTACGCGGTCGCGACGGCGTGGGCACGGATCGCCAGGGCCGGCGGCGTCGACGCCGACCTGGAGACCGCGCTGTCCGAGAGCGACCACGGCGACACCGGGGACGCGCTGCGGGCGGCGCGGGCCGAGTACCGGAGGCGCTGCCCCGGCGCGCGCGTGCGGCAGTGCAGCGTGCACGCGGCCGACGCCCTGGCCTGGGCGCTGCACGTCAACGGGCGGGACGGCGAGGCCCTCCGCTACGCCCGGCAGGCGACGGCCACCGGGTACCGCCGCGCGTCCTTCCGGTTCCATCTCGGCCTCATCGAGATGGCCCTCGGCGAGCGGGCCGCCGCGCGGCGCGACCTCGCCGGGTCACTGCGCCGCAATCCCGCCTTCTCCCCGCTGTGGGCACCGCGCGCCAAGGCGGCCCTGGACGAACTGGGAGGCGCGTCGTGA
- a CDS encoding DUF4331 domain-containing protein, whose amino-acid sequence MPTLHPAGGTSRARVAALAAAAGLLCAGGFAGLAPRQGTASSHREAPLISGQPQYDNTDVYAFVSPDKPDTTTLIANFIPFQDPAGGPNFSKFARDARYDLNVDNDGDSLPDLTYRFRFHDRLKNANTFLYNTGPVTSLDDPDLNFTQTYDLTLVRRVGGQVRSTHTLAGNAPVAPSNVGKASMPDYARLRAQAVRPLGDGTTSFAGQADDPFFLDLRVFDLLYGANLKEVGNDTLSGYNVNTVALQIPTRHLVTGHDPVIGVNSTVSRLSASGAYAQVSRLGSPLVNEVVVPRGKKDAFNASTPWQDAQFAGFVTDPELPKLIEKIYKIPAPPGPRKDLVQAFLTGVPGLNQPAHVRPAELLRLNTSVRPAAKPDRLGVLGGDKAGFPNGRRLTDDVVDIELQAVEGELLGKKNDLGDAVNANDAGFGTSFPYVAQPHSGSDVRGARKPGTKAAGTAGRGDGGKVNFLNAGATESTSGGEDGTISLAPVAAAAGAGAFLLTGGLLWLRRRRPSAGRHES is encoded by the coding sequence ATGCCGACACTCCATCCAGCCGGGGGAACGTCCAGGGCGCGGGTCGCCGCGCTGGCCGCGGCCGCGGGTCTGCTGTGCGCGGGCGGGTTCGCCGGACTCGCGCCGAGGCAGGGCACCGCGTCCAGCCACCGCGAGGCACCGCTCATCTCGGGGCAGCCGCAGTACGACAACACCGACGTCTACGCGTTCGTCAGTCCGGACAAGCCGGACACCACCACGCTGATCGCGAACTTCATCCCGTTCCAGGACCCGGCCGGCGGGCCGAACTTCTCCAAGTTCGCGCGGGACGCCAGGTACGACCTGAACGTCGACAACGACGGCGACTCCCTGCCCGACCTCACCTACCGGTTCCGCTTCCACGACCGGCTGAAGAACGCGAACACCTTCCTCTACAACACCGGGCCGGTGACGAGCCTGGACGACCCCGACCTCAACTTCACGCAGACCTACGACCTGACGCTGGTCCGAAGGGTCGGCGGCCAGGTCCGGAGCACGCACACGCTCGCCGGGAACGCGCCCGTCGCGCCGTCCAACGTGGGCAAGGCGTCCATGCCGGACTACGCGAGGCTGCGCGCCCAGGCGGTCAGGCCGCTCGGTGACGGGACGACCTCGTTCGCCGGGCAGGCCGACGACCCGTTCTTCCTCGACCTGCGGGTGTTCGACCTGCTGTACGGCGCGAACCTGAAGGAGGTCGGGAACGACACGCTGAGCGGATACAACGTCAACACGGTCGCGCTGCAGATCCCGACGCGCCACCTCGTCACGGGGCACGACCCGGTGATCGGGGTGAACTCGACCGTGTCGCGGCTCTCCGCGTCCGGCGCCTACGCGCAGGTGTCGCGGCTCGGGAGCCCGCTGGTGAACGAGGTGGTCGTCCCGCGCGGGAAGAAGGACGCCTTCAACGCGTCCACTCCGTGGCAGGACGCGCAGTTCGCCGGGTTCGTCACCGACCCCGAGCTGCCGAAGCTCATCGAGAAGATCTACAAGATCCCGGCACCGCCCGGGCCGCGCAAGGACCTCGTCCAGGCGTTCCTCACCGGCGTGCCGGGGCTGAACCAGCCGGCGCACGTCCGGCCCGCGGAGCTGCTGCGGCTCAACACCTCGGTCCGGCCGGCCGCGAAGCCGGACCGGCTGGGGGTCCTCGGCGGGGACAAGGCGGGCTTCCCGAACGGGCGGCGGCTCACCGACGACGTCGTCGACATCGAGTTGCAGGCCGTCGAGGGCGAGCTGCTCGGCAAGAAGAACGACCTCGGCGACGCCGTGAACGCCAACGACGCCGGGTTCGGCACGAGCTTCCCGTACGTGGCGCAGCCCCACTCGGGGTCGGACGTGCGCGGCGCGAGGAAGCCGGGGACGAAGGCCGCGGGCACGGCGGGCAGGGGCGACGGCGGGAAGGTGAACTTCCTCAACGCGGGCGCCACCGAGAGCACCTCGGGCGGCGAGGACGGGACGATCTCGCTGGCGCCGGTCGCCGCGGCGGCGGGCGCGGGGGCGTTCCTGCTGACCGGCGGGCTGCTGTGGCTGCGGCGGCGCCGTCCCTCGGCGGGACGGCACGAGAGCTGA
- a CDS encoding SDR family NAD(P)-dependent oxidoreductase yields MYSELNGMVAVITGGSRGIGAATARAFAAEGARVAVIGRDREALDQVAKETGGIGVVADVTDLAALDSARGRIEDGLGPAGVLCAFAGGGIARPGPTAAMTEREWRSVLDGNLTATFLTLKAFLPGMQERQAGSIITMSSSAGRLPTNLPGGGGRELGNPWGAPVAYEAAKAGVQALTRHAAAEAGRDGVRVNCVAPGTIRTERTARFMPEETQAAVAASHPLARLGEPGDVASAALFLASSQSAWLTGLTLDVTGGRVML; encoded by the coding sequence ATGTATTCCGAGCTCAACGGCATGGTCGCGGTCATCACCGGCGGCTCGCGCGGCATCGGCGCCGCCACGGCGCGCGCGTTCGCCGCCGAGGGCGCGCGGGTCGCCGTCATCGGCCGCGACCGGGAGGCGCTCGACCAGGTGGCCAAGGAGACCGGCGGGATCGGCGTCGTCGCCGACGTCACCGACCTGGCCGCCCTCGACTCCGCGCGCGGGCGGATCGAGGACGGGCTCGGCCCGGCCGGCGTCCTGTGCGCGTTCGCGGGCGGCGGCATCGCGCGTCCCGGCCCGACCGCGGCCATGACCGAGCGGGAGTGGCGGTCGGTCCTGGACGGCAACCTCACCGCGACCTTCCTCACCCTGAAGGCATTCCTGCCCGGCATGCAGGAGCGCCAGGCCGGTTCGATCATCACGATGTCGTCGTCGGCCGGGCGACTGCCGACGAACCTGCCGGGCGGCGGCGGCCGGGAGCTGGGCAACCCGTGGGGCGCCCCCGTCGCCTACGAGGCCGCCAAGGCCGGCGTCCAGGCCCTCACCCGCCACGCCGCCGCCGAGGCCGGGCGGGACGGCGTCCGCGTCAACTGCGTCGCGCCCGGCACGATCCGCACCGAGCGCACCGCGCGGTTCATGCCCGAGGAGACCCAGGCCGCCGTGGCCGCCTCCCACCCGCTCGCCCGTCTCGGCGAACCGGGCGACGTCGCGTCCGCCGCGCTCTTCCTGGCCTCGTCCCAGTCCGCGTGGCTGACGGGCCTCACCCTCGACGTCACCGGCGGCCGCGTCATGCTCTGA
- a CDS encoding dihydrolipoamide acetyltransferase family protein, translated as MTEILMPRLSDTMEEGVISSWQKQPGDEVAVGDVIVDIETDKAVMEYEAYEAGVLEKILVGEGETAAIGAPIAVIAPAGGARPEPAPAAESRPAAEPEAAAEPEPAAEAAAEPAPVATAAPPQAGGRPAASRPPSSPLARRLARDHGIDLTALSGSGPGGRIVRADIEAAVRAAGPAAPAPAAAQAPAAPAAAAPAVQARADDPDVEAVPLNRFRKVAARRLTESKREAPHFYLNREVDADALLAFRATLNEALAPAKVSVNDLVVKAVATALREHPAVNVSYTEENLLFHKRVHVGVAVAVEDGLVVPVVRDADRMSVSQIGRETRELAAKARDGKLSAREMSGGTFSVSNLGMFGVDSFSAVINPPEAAILAVGAVRDEPVVRDGQVVPGKRMTVTLSVDHRATDGATAAKFLARLAELLQNPLLIVA; from the coding sequence ATGACCGAGATCCTCATGCCCCGCCTCTCCGACACGATGGAGGAGGGCGTCATCAGCTCCTGGCAGAAGCAGCCGGGGGACGAGGTCGCGGTCGGCGACGTCATCGTCGACATCGAGACCGACAAGGCGGTCATGGAGTACGAGGCCTACGAGGCCGGCGTGCTGGAGAAGATCCTCGTCGGCGAGGGCGAGACCGCCGCGATCGGCGCCCCGATCGCGGTGATCGCCCCCGCGGGCGGCGCCCGTCCCGAGCCCGCGCCCGCCGCCGAGTCGCGGCCCGCGGCCGAGCCGGAGGCCGCCGCCGAGCCGGAGCCCGCCGCCGAGGCTGCGGCCGAGCCGGCGCCGGTCGCCACTGCCGCCCCGCCGCAGGCGGGTGGACGTCCGGCCGCCTCCCGGCCGCCGTCGTCGCCGCTGGCGCGCCGGCTCGCCCGCGACCACGGCATCGACCTGACCGCGCTCAGCGGCTCCGGTCCGGGCGGGCGCATCGTCCGCGCCGACATCGAGGCCGCCGTGCGCGCCGCCGGCCCGGCGGCGCCCGCTCCGGCCGCCGCCCAGGCCCCCGCCGCCCCCGCGGCGGCGGCGCCCGCCGTCCAGGCCCGAGCCGACGACCCGGACGTGGAGGCCGTCCCGCTGAACCGCTTCCGCAAGGTGGCGGCCAGGCGGCTGACCGAGAGCAAGCGCGAGGCGCCGCACTTCTACCTGAACCGCGAGGTGGACGCCGACGCCCTGCTGGCCTTCCGCGCGACGCTGAACGAGGCGCTCGCCCCGGCGAAGGTCAGCGTGAACGACCTGGTCGTGAAGGCGGTGGCGACGGCGCTGCGCGAGCACCCGGCGGTGAACGTCTCCTACACCGAGGAGAACCTGCTCTTCCACAAGCGGGTGCACGTCGGCGTGGCGGTGGCGGTCGAGGACGGCCTCGTCGTGCCGGTCGTCCGCGACGCCGACCGGATGAGCGTCTCGCAGATCGGGCGGGAGACCCGCGAGCTCGCCGCCAAGGCCCGCGACGGCAAGCTGTCCGCGCGGGAGATGAGCGGCGGCACGTTCAGCGTCAGCAACCTCGGCATGTTCGGTGTGGACTCGTTCTCCGCGGTGATCAACCCGCCGGAGGCCGCCATCCTCGCCGTGGGCGCCGTCCGCGACGAACCTGTCGTCCGCGACGGCCAGGTCGTCCCAGGCAAGCGCATGACGGTGACCCTGTCGGTCGACCACCGCGCCACCGACGGCGCGACGGCCGCGAAGTTCCTGGCCCGCCTCGCCGAGCTGCTCCAGAACCCGCTGCTCATCGTCGCGTAG
- a CDS encoding alpha-ketoacid dehydrogenase subunit beta translates to MATVTYRQALRDTLRAEMLRDENVFLMGEEIGLFEGSYKITEGLLKEFGPRRVRDTPIAEEGFVGAAIGAAMLGLRPVVEIMTINFSLLALDQIVNHAAKIYGMFGGQASVPMVIRTPGGGGQQLGATHSQNVELFYSFIPGLKVLAPSTPAEASAMLKAAIRDDDPVLFLENLALYNTKGELPAPVEDVEPAEIGRAAVTRPGTDITIIGYSRMARVASEVAETLAAEGVSAEVVDLRSLRPLDRQTVVESVRKTGCAVVAEDDWLTYGIGAEIAATIQEGAFDWLDAPVRRVAMAEVPLPYAKSLETAALPSAESLLTAVRATLRATGRTTPGTDATSPRPALEPAR, encoded by the coding sequence ATGGCAACCGTGACCTACCGCCAGGCCCTCCGGGACACGCTCCGCGCCGAGATGCTCCGCGACGAGAACGTCTTCCTGATGGGTGAGGAGATCGGGCTCTTCGAGGGCTCCTACAAGATCACCGAGGGGCTGCTGAAGGAGTTCGGGCCGCGCCGCGTGCGCGACACCCCGATCGCCGAGGAGGGGTTCGTCGGCGCCGCGATCGGCGCCGCGATGCTCGGCCTGCGCCCCGTCGTGGAGATCATGACGATCAACTTCTCGCTGCTGGCGCTGGACCAGATCGTCAACCACGCCGCGAAGATCTACGGCATGTTCGGCGGGCAGGCCAGCGTGCCGATGGTGATCCGCACGCCGGGCGGCGGCGGGCAGCAGCTCGGCGCCACCCACTCGCAGAACGTCGAGCTGTTCTACTCGTTCATCCCCGGCCTGAAGGTGCTCGCGCCGAGCACGCCCGCCGAGGCGTCGGCGATGCTGAAGGCCGCGATCCGCGACGACGACCCGGTGCTGTTCCTGGAGAACCTCGCCCTCTACAACACCAAGGGCGAGCTGCCGGCCCCGGTCGAGGACGTCGAGCCCGCCGAGATCGGCCGCGCCGCCGTGACCCGTCCCGGCACCGACATCACGATCATCGGCTACTCCCGGATGGCCCGCGTCGCCTCGGAGGTCGCCGAGACCCTCGCCGCCGAGGGCGTCTCCGCCGAGGTCGTGGACCTGCGCAGCCTGCGCCCGCTCGACCGGCAGACGGTCGTCGAGTCGGTCCGCAAGACCGGCTGCGCCGTCGTGGCCGAGGACGACTGGCTGACCTACGGCATCGGCGCCGAGATCGCCGCGACGATCCAGGAGGGCGCCTTCGACTGGCTGGACGCCCCCGTCCGGCGCGTCGCGATGGCCGAGGTGCCGCTCCCCTACGCCAAGTCCCTGGAGACGGCGGCGCTGCCGTCCGCCGAGTCCCTGCTGACCGCCGTGCGCGCCACGCTCCGCGCGACCGGCCGCACCACGCCGGGGACGGACGCCACGTCCCCGCGACCCGCTCTGGAGCCCGCGCGATGA
- the pdhA gene encoding pyruvate dehydrogenase (acetyl-transferring) E1 component subunit alpha has translation MADTVQSVERAAPARGRRARGAQAPEPKTDAAAPEAASPAADAGTLVGYYRQMLLIRRFEERAARAYTEAKIGGYCHLNLGEEATVVGLMAALRPTDYLFTNYREHGYALAKGIGADRVMAELYGRSTGVSKGWGGSMHLFDAEARLLGGYGIVGGQVPLAAGAALAVSYKGGDEVVMCQMGDGTTAIGAFHESLNIAALWNLPVVFVVINNGLGMGTTVANSSAEPELYRRGAAYRMESMRVDGADVVAVRDAARTAVERARAESRPYLLETVSPRLKGHSVVDPARYRSKEEKEALKAADPLARIALELEEAGVLSADERDRLDAEVTAEVDAAAAFADESPAPDVSTLFDYTYATPVPGELRRLPADPVFGS, from the coding sequence ATGGCTGACACCGTCCAGTCGGTTGAGAGGGCCGCACCGGCCCGGGGCCGGAGGGCGCGCGGCGCCCAGGCCCCCGAGCCGAAGACCGACGCGGCGGCGCCGGAGGCGGCGTCCCCGGCGGCCGACGCCGGCACGCTCGTCGGCTACTACCGGCAGATGCTGCTGATCAGGCGGTTCGAGGAGCGGGCGGCCCGCGCCTACACCGAGGCCAAGATCGGCGGTTACTGCCACCTGAACCTCGGCGAGGAGGCGACGGTCGTCGGGCTGATGGCCGCGCTGCGCCCCACCGACTACCTGTTCACCAACTACCGCGAGCACGGCTACGCCCTTGCCAAGGGCATCGGCGCCGACCGCGTGATGGCCGAGCTGTACGGGCGGTCCACGGGCGTGTCCAAGGGCTGGGGCGGGTCGATGCACCTGTTCGACGCCGAGGCGCGGCTGCTCGGCGGGTACGGGATCGTCGGCGGGCAGGTGCCCCTCGCGGCCGGCGCGGCGCTCGCCGTCTCCTACAAGGGCGGCGACGAGGTCGTCATGTGCCAGATGGGCGACGGGACGACCGCGATCGGAGCGTTCCACGAGTCGCTGAACATCGCCGCCCTATGGAACCTCCCGGTCGTCTTCGTCGTGATCAACAACGGTCTCGGCATGGGCACCACCGTCGCGAACTCCTCGGCCGAGCCGGAGCTGTACCGGCGCGGCGCCGCGTACCGGATGGAGAGCATGCGGGTGGACGGCGCCGACGTGGTCGCGGTGCGCGACGCCGCCCGCACCGCCGTCGAGCGCGCCCGCGCCGAGAGCAGGCCCTACCTGCTGGAGACCGTCAGCCCCCGGCTGAAGGGCCACTCGGTCGTCGACCCGGCCCGCTACCGGTCCAAGGAGGAGAAGGAGGCCCTGAAGGCCGCCGACCCCCTGGCCCGGATCGCGCTGGAGCTGGAGGAGGCGGGCGTCCTGTCCGCCGACGAGCGCGACCGGCTCGACGCCGAGGTGACGGCGGAGGTCGACGCCGCCGCCGCGTTCGCCGACGAGAGCCCCGCGCCGGACGTGTCGACGCTGTTCGACTACACCTACGCCACCCCGGTCCCGGGCGAGCTGCGCAGGCTCCCCGCCGACCCCGTATTCGGTTCCTGA
- a CDS encoding GntR family transcriptional regulator — protein MKTSDQLLRTGLADQIREFIVEGISSGRWEPGERLVERRIATELGVSQGPVREALRQLEAQRLIETLPNRGARVRDFTEQDLAEIFPVRAGLERTAVELALPRLAGRLDALEEHNRRLGEAAREGDLHEQMRLSIDFHREIVESAGNRLLVSVWEGLGIELWTTLSLRLHHTEIYSKSAEHAELIEAFRRADPAAPQLLHDHVMNYAP, from the coding sequence GTGAAGACCTCCGACCAGCTGCTCCGCACCGGGCTCGCCGACCAGATCCGCGAGTTCATCGTGGAGGGCATCAGCTCGGGCCGGTGGGAGCCGGGGGAGCGCCTCGTCGAGCGCCGCATCGCCACCGAGCTGGGCGTGAGCCAGGGGCCCGTCCGGGAGGCGCTGCGCCAGCTGGAGGCGCAGCGGCTGATCGAGACGCTGCCCAACCGGGGCGCCCGGGTCCGCGACTTCACCGAGCAGGACCTGGCCGAGATCTTCCCCGTCCGCGCCGGGCTGGAGCGGACGGCCGTGGAGCTGGCGCTGCCCCGGCTCGCCGGCCGCCTGGACGCGCTGGAGGAGCACAACCGCCGCCTCGGCGAGGCCGCGCGGGAGGGCGACCTGCACGAGCAGATGCGGCTCAGCATCGACTTCCACCGCGAGATCGTCGAGTCGGCCGGCAACCGGCTGCTCGTCTCGGTGTGGGAGGGGCTCGGCATCGAGCTGTGGACGACCCTGTCCCTGCGCCTGCACCACACGGAGATCTACTCCAAGTCGGCCGAGCACGCCGAGCTGATCGAGGCGTTCCGCCGCGCCGACCCGGCCGCGCCGCAGCTCCTGCACGACCACGTCATGAACTACGCCCCCTGA
- a CDS encoding GntR family transcriptional regulator — protein MPVPAQGSWLTDIAAARHDLDRTSTAARIAGLLREQITDGRLAPGERVREEELGEALKVSRNTVREAFRLLAQERLLVHEFNRGVFVRRVTADGLADLYRVRRILECEGVRCAREAPAGSLGRVEAAVLDGERAAAAGRWPDVGTADIRFHQAIAALVGSPRVDEMIRHLLAEMRLVFHEMGSPREFHEPYLARNRRIHDLMAAGDLAAAERELRSYLDDAESQLTGAYRDEAR, from the coding sequence ATGCCCGTGCCGGCGCAGGGCTCGTGGCTGACCGACATCGCGGCCGCCCGGCACGACCTCGACCGCACCAGCACCGCCGCGCGGATCGCCGGCCTGCTGCGCGAGCAGATCACCGACGGGCGGCTCGCCCCCGGCGAGCGCGTCCGCGAGGAGGAGCTGGGCGAGGCCCTCAAGGTCTCGCGCAACACCGTGCGCGAGGCGTTCCGGCTGCTCGCGCAGGAGCGGCTGCTCGTCCACGAGTTCAACCGGGGCGTGTTCGTGCGCCGGGTCACCGCCGACGGCCTCGCCGACCTCTACCGGGTCCGGCGGATCCTGGAGTGCGAGGGCGTGCGGTGCGCGCGGGAGGCCCCCGCCGGGTCGCTCGGCCGGGTGGAGGCCGCGGTCCTGGACGGCGAGCGCGCCGCCGCCGCCGGGCGCTGGCCGGACGTCGGCACCGCCGACATCCGCTTCCACCAGGCCATCGCCGCGCTGGTGGGGAGCCCGCGGGTGGACGAGATGATCCGGCACCTGCTGGCCGAGATGCGCCTGGTCTTCCACGAGATGGGCTCGCCGCGCGAGTTCCACGAGCCCTACCTGGCCCGCAACCGGCGGATCCACGACCTGATGGCGGCCGGCGACCTCGCGGCGGCCGAGCGGGAGCTGCGCTCCTACCTCGACGACGCGGAGTCCCAGCTCACCGGGGCCTACCGCGACGAGGCCCGCTAG